In candidate division WOR-3 bacterium, the DNA window GAGAGAAGGATGATAAGGTGAATCTCAAAGGGAAGATTGTGAGTATGCGTTCCGATTGGCTTGCCCATTACTTTTCCGAGATTGAGGAGGCGCGGCGGAAATTCCCTAAATTAAAGATCAAGGCGGGAATTGAGATTGGTTACGAAAGGAGGATAGAGGAAGAAATAAGGAAGATTATTAATACCTATCCCTTTGATTATACCGTCGGGGCAATTCATTGCCTCCACCACATCGCGATAATCGCCAAAGAGGAGATAAAGATGCTTAAGGGAAAATTGAAAACCCCAGAGGAGTTTCTTAGGGAATATTTTTCTTCCCTTCGGGAAATGGCTTTCTCCTCCCTCTTTGATATCTTAGCCCACATTGATGGGTATAAGAAATATTGTTGGGAGGTTTATGGTGACTCATTAATCAGGGAAGGGAAAAAAAGGATGGTAGAATTCTTAAAAGAGTTGGCAAAGTCAGAGGTGGGGATAGAGATAAACCTTTCTGGTTTTCGCCATTACCCAAAAGAACCCTACCCTGGATTGGAAATAATTAAGAAAGGAAAAGAGTTGGGAATAAAAACTTTTGTTCTCGGTTCCGATTGCCACCGCCCTTCGGATTTTGGCTTCTTCCTGGATAGGGGAAGAGAGATTATCTCTCTCCTGGGGATAAATTTGACGAGATTTTATCGCCGCCAAAAGGAAATTTAGACCGTATAGTATTCCGATACCAATTGACAGTGAACTTTTCTTCCTTAAACTTATTTTATGAGAAACTTTCTTTTCTTCTCCTTAATTATCTCAATAAGTTTTGCGGGCTTTGAGGTTGAGACCTTACCACCCCCGGTCTTCCATAATCATTCCTTTGCTTTGCTCTCTAACAGTCGCTATTCGGTCCATTCCGGTTTTAGTAGTTCCTTACCCAATCAAGTTTTAGCCAATATCCTTTGGGCAATGGCCAAGGTGCCGAGGATTGGGAGTTATCAGGAGATTTATGTGGCAACACCAACCAATGTCTATCGCTATGATCCAAATACTCATACCTTAGTTTTGCATCTGGCGGGTAATCACCGTTCAAACGCTAATGCGGCATTTGAAATTGGTATCGCTACGGAGCGTTATGAGGAAGCGGGTTTTGCTACTCAGGTTGGACTTTTGGCAAGTGTCGCGTTCTGGGATAGTGGAGGAAGTAATGTTGTCTCCTGTCCAATGCAGAGCGCTACCAATTACGCCAATAGCAATTGGCAACCGATCCATCCGATAAGACTGGTGAATGTTCACGGTCGGGGAACGGTGCGCGGTTTAGATACAACCTGTTTAGCTATCTCTTCGGATTCTACCTTACCCAGACCATTAACCAGAGGCAATGATACCTTGGAAGTTCTTCTTAATAACCTCCAGATGGATTCTTTATTTATTTCCGGAGAGATTCCCTTAACTAAAATTTCCCAGATCCTCTGGGCGGGTTATGGTGTCGCTCCTCATATGACTGCGAATAGCCGACGCGGTTTAACGGTTCCCAGTGCGGTCGCCAATTACTATCTGACCGGTAAAATTTAC includes these proteins:
- a CDS encoding histidinol-phosphatase; translated protein: MSEFRIDYHIHPNYSLDAEGEIFDYCLLAEKLGYQEIGFTPHCELDPERREKDDKVNLKGKIVSMRSDWLAHYFSEIEEARRKFPKLKIKAGIEIGYERRIEEEIRKIINTYPFDYTVGAIHCLHHIAIIAKEEIKMLKGKLKTPEEFLREYFSSLREMAFSSLFDILAHIDGYKKYCWEVYGDSLIREGKKRMVEFLKELAKSEVGIEINLSGFRHYPKEPYPGLEIIKKGKELGIKTFVLGSDCHRPSDFGFFLDRGREIISLLGINLTRFYRRQKEI
- a CDS encoding nitroreductase family protein, yielding MRNFLFFSLIISISFAGFEVETLPPPVFHNHSFALLSNSRYSVHSGFSSSLPNQVLANILWAMAKVPRIGSYQEIYVATPTNVYRYDPNTHTLVLHLAGNHRSNANAAFEIGIATERYEEAGFATQVGLLASVAFWDSGGSNVVSCPMQSATNYANSNWQPIHPIRLVNVHGRGTVRGLDTTCLAISSDSTLPRPLTRGNDTLEVLLNNLQMDSLFISGEIPLTKISQILWAGYGVAPHMTANSRRGLTVPSAVANYYLTGKIYLVRDSGVYRYHNRLPSGSLNTADHRLQILVSGDRRGELRSASPRIPQTAPVYFVVTVTDTTSNYQMLEAGFVGIQFLLQAQGLGLASFLTCPLSPTERNAIRNALSLPSNEFPVLVSSVGERLTALKERYAQIKKISLSSPNQIPIKIEFWVEKSGIAQFFIYDLSGRPIRSFKKVFTKEGYHYWEWDGRDEKGENTSPGIYFLYAQVGGRKVIRKIVKIR